A stretch of the Actinomyces faecalis genome encodes the following:
- a CDS encoding DUF4913 domain-containing protein, producing the protein MSTTIQPSTDPTEHVDETPDNTAGENAGEELAPPLQFPSLDQFVEGLVARVYERATGSASGAKWCPAWWMHDEAVFRLTALWQAWESMRLAEGPTGTAKWLTHYADPIMSQLMSPTGPFAKCSSDRGHDPHPPHHEALLPCEPAPEGLFEPR; encoded by the coding sequence GTGAGCACCACTATCCAGCCCAGCACCGACCCCACCGAGCACGTCGACGAAACACCCGACAACACTGCCGGCGAGAATGCCGGCGAGGAGCTCGCTCCGCCCCTCCAGTTCCCCTCACTGGACCAGTTCGTCGAGGGGCTGGTCGCTCGCGTCTACGAGCGCGCCACAGGCTCGGCAAGCGGCGCCAAGTGGTGTCCGGCATGGTGGATGCACGACGAGGCCGTCTTCCGCCTGACCGCCCTGTGGCAGGCGTGGGAGTCCATGCGCCTAGCCGAGGGCCCCACAGGCACTGCCAAGTGGCTGACCCACTACGCCGACCCCATCATGAGCCAGCTCATGAGCCCCACCGGCCCCTTCGCCAAGTGCTCCTCGGACCGTGGCCACGACCCCCACCCACCACACCACGAGGCGCTCCTGCCATGCGAGCCTGCACCCGAGGGTTTATTCGAACCGCGCTAA
- a CDS encoding nucleotidyl transferase AbiEii/AbiGii toxin family protein: protein MADTLGDEQRRLAQLALEALGADGFALAGSGAIREHGLIHRPTQDIDLFTVHDAQDRFTTAFDRLVGHLRGHGYVVEIGRTLPGFAALMVTSPSGVSIGVDMGVDWREQAPVQLDVGPVLALEDAVGNKVAALFSRGEARDYLDVDAIRCSGKYTDAQIYELGARADAGLTLDYFAMRLDQAAQLRPEHVAEYHVSSEQLEQLRQRMAAWAAQIRQSAEALAEIDPRAVRAAKTGMLAMPQTTTSHGTVASAEQNDDIGLPAQVTETQGRMPTLGV, encoded by the coding sequence ATGGCCGACACGCTCGGTGACGAACAACGTCGCCTAGCCCAGTTAGCGCTAGAGGCGTTGGGCGCTGATGGCTTTGCATTAGCTGGGTCAGGTGCGATTAGGGAACATGGCCTGATCCATCGTCCGACCCAAGATATTGACCTGTTTACAGTCCACGATGCACAAGACAGGTTCACCACCGCGTTCGACCGATTGGTCGGCCATCTGCGCGGGCACGGATATGTTGTGGAGATCGGGAGAACGCTGCCGGGCTTTGCCGCGCTCATGGTCACTTCACCGTCTGGTGTGAGCATTGGCGTCGATATGGGAGTGGACTGGCGCGAGCAAGCCCCTGTGCAACTGGATGTTGGGCCGGTACTCGCGTTAGAAGATGCTGTGGGAAACAAAGTTGCTGCGCTGTTCTCACGAGGCGAGGCCCGCGACTACCTCGACGTTGACGCCATCCGATGCAGCGGGAAGTACACAGATGCCCAGATATATGAGTTGGGAGCCCGTGCAGACGCTGGTTTGACTCTGGATTACTTCGCAATGCGCCTGGATCAGGCAGCGCAACTGAGACCAGAGCATGTAGCGGAGTATCACGTGTCCTCGGAGCAGTTGGAACAACTGCGCCAGCGTATGGCGGCGTGGGCAGCGCAGATCCGTCAGAGCGCAGAAGCGTTGGCCGAGATTGACCCGAGAGCTGTGAGAGCAGCGAAGACGGGCATGCTCGCTATGCCGCAGACGACGACATCTCATGGCACGGTGGCATCTGCTGAACAAAATGATGACATTGGCCTACCTGCGCAGGTAACTGAGACTCAAGGACGGATGCCCACACTGGGCGTTTAG
- a CDS encoding type IV secretory system conjugative DNA transfer family protein, which yields MSVRDEVGSFEPGTLAVLVLMGAGGGAGAALVAGLRVWAWITASALPAGVGPLLRGVAGGQVPLTAGVWACVVAVALCVLLVVVVARRVFSMGRGTRADKAASRTGRAADTRALSTRAVARKARRLGVQGGGIGLPIGRAVAGGRPLWSSFEDVCLMIAGPRTGKTTSWVVPRIFAAHGAVVATSNKRDVVDVTRQQRSTRGRVWVFDPQGLADEPQTWWWNPLSYVTDAVKARAMTEAFVDATRDPKAQSNAFFDSASRDLVAALLLAAARGNRPLGELHRWLNDQSDAEPVRLLRQAGEVRTAETLEGTQALVPETRSGVYGGAATIMSFLLNEQAMAWVTPSPWVEELRQERFVASTDTLYLLSQEGPGSASPIVTALTVAVTEAALAHARTQPGGRLACPMLIELDEAANVCRWRQLPDLYSHFGSRGICVDTILQSWSQGAQAWGEAGIRKLWSASNVAVYGGGVKEKAFLGELSDLIGTHWQDSRQRSYGRQGRSVSVSTASQQRPIASVADLQGLPAGRAWVLASGSTALLAALVPYWKNQDTDGRRG from the coding sequence GTGAGCGTGCGTGACGAGGTCGGCTCGTTCGAGCCAGGCACGCTGGCCGTGCTCGTCCTCATGGGTGCAGGCGGTGGCGCGGGTGCGGCGCTGGTGGCGGGGCTGCGAGTGTGGGCGTGGATCACCGCCTCCGCGCTGCCGGCAGGAGTGGGACCGCTGCTGCGCGGGGTGGCTGGTGGCCAGGTGCCGCTGACCGCGGGTGTGTGGGCGTGCGTGGTCGCTGTAGCTCTCTGCGTACTGCTTGTGGTGGTTGTGGCACGGCGAGTGTTCAGTATGGGGCGTGGCACGCGTGCGGATAAGGCGGCCTCGCGCACCGGGCGAGCAGCCGATACGCGTGCACTGTCTACTAGGGCGGTCGCCCGTAAGGCCCGGCGCCTGGGCGTGCAGGGCGGCGGGATCGGGCTGCCGATCGGGCGGGCCGTGGCCGGGGGACGACCACTGTGGAGCTCGTTTGAGGACGTGTGCCTGATGATCGCGGGCCCCAGGACCGGAAAGACCACGAGCTGGGTGGTGCCCAGGATCTTTGCAGCGCACGGGGCGGTGGTGGCCACCTCGAACAAGCGTGACGTCGTCGACGTCACGCGCCAGCAGCGCTCCACCAGGGGGCGGGTGTGGGTCTTCGACCCGCAGGGCCTGGCCGACGAGCCCCAGACCTGGTGGTGGAACCCGTTGTCGTACGTCACTGACGCCGTGAAGGCCAGGGCGATGACGGAGGCCTTCGTGGACGCCACCCGTGACCCCAAGGCCCAGTCCAACGCGTTCTTCGACTCAGCCTCACGCGACCTGGTGGCCGCCCTGCTGCTGGCAGCAGCACGAGGCAACCGGCCACTGGGAGAGCTGCACCGCTGGCTCAACGACCAGAGCGACGCCGAGCCGGTGCGCCTGCTGCGGCAGGCCGGCGAGGTCCGTACCGCCGAGACCCTGGAGGGGACGCAGGCCCTGGTACCGGAGACCAGGTCGGGCGTGTACGGGGGAGCGGCCACCATCATGAGCTTCCTGCTCAACGAGCAGGCGATGGCGTGGGTGACCCCCAGCCCGTGGGTCGAGGAGCTGCGCCAAGAGCGGTTCGTGGCGAGCACGGACACGCTCTACCTGCTCAGCCAGGAGGGACCGGGCAGCGCCTCCCCGATCGTGACGGCGCTGACTGTGGCGGTGACTGAGGCTGCCCTGGCCCACGCCAGGACCCAGCCCGGTGGCAGGTTGGCGTGCCCGATGCTTATCGAGCTGGACGAGGCCGCGAACGTGTGCCGGTGGCGCCAGCTACCGGATCTCTACTCGCACTTTGGGTCACGGGGGATCTGTGTGGACACGATTCTGCAGTCCTGGTCCCAGGGCGCCCAGGCCTGGGGTGAGGCGGGCATCCGCAAGCTCTGGTCCGCCTCGAACGTCGCCGTGTACGGGGGCGGGGTCAAGGAGAAGGCGTTCCTGGGCGAGCTCAGTGACCTCATCGGCACGCACTGGCAGGACTCTCGCCAGCGCTCCTACGGGCGGCAGGGCCGCAGCGTGAGCGTGTCGACGGCCTCGCAGCAGCGGCCCATCGCCTCGGTGGCGGACCTACAGGGGCTGCCTGCGGGGCGGGCGTGGGTGCTGGCGTCAGGGTCGACGGCGCTGCTGGCAGCCCTGGTGCCCTACTGGAAGAACCAGGACACAGACGGTAGGAGGGGCTGA
- a CDS encoding nucleotidyl transferase AbiEii/AbiGii toxin family protein, with amino-acid sequence MQRLVARLSYAPETTWAVKGAQALLVRLPNAPRTTRDIDAVVQATSSDDAVEAFAQAIERPLPDQDFLSFKVRGVSSSPIRPDLVKIKIQPTMDLGQRMQKLSVISMDLLVADSLGFDPDLIELTPKIDIGRFTDWPEVPVVSSAVHVAEKLVATATTHGDHASTRDRDFTDLVLLCQHFPPDVDELTRQLHSVMASPRPENNTVVLPRSFTPSPSAAALYQTLPDLPPLPEAVRIVRRAVDPALDRYHTQHAAAERSRSIMHTAMPAAGARSQQPPTDDQRPPHVQPHTQGFTL; translated from the coding sequence ATGCAGCGCCTGGTGGCCCGTCTGTCGTATGCGCCGGAGACCACCTGGGCGGTCAAAGGCGCCCAGGCACTGTTGGTTCGTCTACCGAATGCTCCCCGTACGACACGAGACATCGACGCCGTCGTACAGGCGACGTCGTCTGACGATGCCGTGGAGGCATTCGCCCAGGCTATTGAGCGCCCGTTGCCGGATCAGGACTTCCTTTCCTTCAAGGTTCGTGGTGTCAGTTCTTCTCCAATCCGACCAGATCTGGTCAAGATCAAGATCCAGCCAACGATGGATCTTGGGCAGCGGATGCAGAAGCTGTCCGTCATCAGCATGGATCTTCTGGTCGCTGACAGTCTCGGGTTCGACCCTGACCTCATCGAGCTCACTCCCAAGATCGACATCGGCCGCTTCACGGACTGGCCCGAGGTCCCTGTGGTGTCCTCGGCCGTGCACGTGGCCGAGAAGCTCGTGGCCACCGCCACCACCCACGGTGATCACGCCTCGACCAGGGACCGTGACTTCACCGACCTGGTCCTGCTGTGCCAGCACTTCCCGCCAGACGTCGACGAGCTCACACGCCAGCTCCACAGTGTCATGGCATCGCCTAGACCCGAGAACAACACGGTGGTTCTGCCACGCTCCTTCACGCCGAGCCCGTCTGCTGCTGCCCTGTACCAGACCCTCCCCGACCTGCCACCCCTTCCTGAGGCTGTCAGGATCGTACGCAGAGCCGTCGACCCGGCACTGGACCGCTACCACACCCAGCACGCCGCCGCCGAGCGCTCGCGCAGCATCATGCACACGGCCATGCCAGCAGCCGGTGCCAGATCCCAGCAGCCACCCACCGACGACCAGCGCCCGCCCCACGTCCAGCCGCACACGCAGGGGTTCACCCTCTAG
- a CDS encoding transcriptional regulator, translating to MSQTRLRFRDLKPYEAPESLLELNGPRTGLVTLPLRIRWVPGDRTYDVGNDAQAQIVYQAVLAEGTAADQRSFLSAQRLVELWPTLHLDQRVVELWQGRFGELRGLEWPTRSVTNNVA from the coding sequence ATGAGCCAGACAAGACTGCGGTTTCGAGACCTCAAGCCGTATGAGGCCCCTGAGTCCCTACTGGAGCTCAATGGGCCGCGCACGGGGCTGGTCACGCTTCCTCTGCGTATCCGTTGGGTGCCGGGAGACCGGACCTACGACGTTGGCAACGACGCCCAGGCGCAGATCGTCTATCAGGCCGTGCTGGCCGAAGGCACCGCGGCCGACCAGCGTTCTTTTCTGAGTGCGCAGCGGCTTGTTGAGCTGTGGCCGACGCTTCACCTTGATCAGCGCGTCGTGGAGCTGTGGCAGGGCAGGTTCGGCGAGCTCAGGGGGCTGGAATGGCCGACACGCTCGGTGACGAACAACGTCGCCTAG